In Aestuariibaculum lutulentum, one DNA window encodes the following:
- a CDS encoding nucleotide sugar dehydrogenase, with product MKDIKIAIVGLGYVGLPLARLFATKYPVIGFDISQKRIEELNKGNDITLEVEENELKAVLKSSTESMSNGLFCSSQLEDIRDCNYYIVTVPTPIDKNNKPDLTPLYKSTESIAKVLKQGDIVIYESTVYPGVTEDECIPVLENISGLKFNEDFFAGYSPERINPGDKLHTVDKILKVTSGSTPEIGKKVNQLYASVISAGTHLAPSIKVAEAAKVIENSQRDINIAFVNELAKIFNLMNIDTQAVLEAAGTKWNFLPFKPGLVGGHCIGVDPYYLAQKAIEIGYHPEIILAGRRVNDSMGHYVASEVIKLMAQKDIRIKDAKILILGITFKENCPDVRNTKVVDVINQLQSYGTEVTIYDPWAKPDEVFHEYNLKTTTELPDNTFDAVVLAVSHSEFLNITIKNLLKPNSVLYDVKGFLKEPVNGRL from the coding sequence ATGAAGGATATTAAAATTGCTATTGTAGGCTTAGGCTATGTTGGCTTACCCCTCGCAAGATTATTTGCTACAAAATACCCCGTTATAGGTTTTGATATCAGTCAAAAACGTATAGAAGAATTAAACAAAGGCAATGACATAACACTAGAAGTTGAAGAAAATGAACTAAAAGCTGTTTTAAAATCTTCAACAGAAAGCATGTCTAATGGTCTTTTTTGTTCTTCTCAATTAGAAGACATTAGAGATTGTAATTACTACATTGTAACTGTCCCTACTCCTATTGACAAAAACAATAAACCTGATTTAACACCTCTTTATAAATCCACTGAATCGATTGCTAAAGTTTTAAAACAAGGCGATATTGTTATTTACGAGTCCACAGTTTACCCGGGAGTAACAGAAGATGAATGCATCCCGGTTTTAGAAAATATAAGCGGATTAAAATTCAACGAAGACTTTTTCGCAGGTTATTCTCCGGAGCGTATTAATCCAGGAGATAAATTGCATACGGTAGACAAAATTCTAAAGGTCACTTCTGGCTCCACCCCAGAAATTGGTAAAAAAGTAAACCAATTATACGCTAGTGTTATCTCTGCAGGCACTCATTTAGCCCCATCTATAAAAGTTGCTGAAGCTGCAAAAGTTATTGAAAACTCACAACGCGATATTAATATTGCTTTTGTGAATGAGTTAGCAAAGATTTTCAACCTAATGAATATTGACACACAAGCCGTTTTAGAAGCTGCCGGAACCAAATGGAACTTTCTTCCTTTTAAACCTGGGTTAGTTGGAGGACACTGCATAGGTGTTGATCCTTATTATTTAGCTCAAAAAGCTATCGAAATAGGTTATCACCCGGAAATCATCTTAGCGGGACGTCGCGTGAATGACAGCATGGGGCATTATGTGGCTTCTGAGGTTATTAAACTTATGGCGCAAAAAGATATTCGAATCAAGGATGCTAAAATTTTAATCCTCGGTATCACATTTAAGGAAAATTGCCCAGATGTTAGAAATACCAAAGTTGTAGATGTAATTAATCAATTACAAAGTTACGGTACAGAAGTAACAATTTACGACCCTTGGGCCAAACCAGACGAAGTATTTCACGAATACAACCTTAAAACAACTACAGAATTACCAGATAACACATTTGACGCTGTAGTATTAGCTGTTTCTCACAGCGAATTTCTAAACATAACTATAAAGAATCTTTTAAAACCAAATAGCGTTCTATACGACGTAAAAGGTTTTTTAAAAGAACCTGTTAACGGAAGGCTATAA
- a CDS encoding Lrp/AsnC family transcriptional regulator, translating to MGKIKLDEIDHQILDMLIDNTRIPFTDIAKKLLISAGTVHVRVKKMEEHGIIKGSSLMLDYKKLGYSFIAYVGVFLNKTSETKFVLERINQIPYVTVAHITTGKFNVFCKIRAKSTEHAKEVIFMLDDIEGVYRTETMISLEESINDKKRLMHTIFNEM from the coding sequence ATGGGGAAAATTAAATTAGACGAGATTGATCACCAAATCCTTGATATGTTAATCGATAACACTAGGATTCCGTTTACAGACATTGCAAAAAAATTACTAATATCGGCAGGTACTGTGCACGTAAGAGTGAAGAAAATGGAAGAACATGGTATTATTAAAGGTTCTTCTTTAATGTTAGATTATAAAAAATTAGGATATTCTTTCATAGCATACGTAGGAGTATTTTTAAATAAAACTTCGGAAACTAAATTTGTTTTAGAAAGAATTAATCAAATTCCTTACGTTACCGTTGCGCATATTACAACAGGTAAATTTAATGTTTTCTGCAAGATTCGTGCAAAAAGTACAGAACACGCTAAGGAAGTAATCTTTATGCTGGATGATATTGAAGGAGTTTACAGAACAGAAACTATGATATCGTTAGAAGAGAGTATCAATGATAAAAAACGATTAATGCATACTATTTTCAATGAAATGTAA
- a CDS encoding M14 family zinc carboxypeptidase: MQLETIKSLYLNNKESRLSHRYITNNHIKPVLDSLNNQLNIECIGQSVLKDDIYAFKIGKGDKRILMWSQMHGNESTTTKAIFDLTNTLLSNDASVKHILEACTLYVIPILNPDGAKAYTRINANEVDLNRDAQNLTQPESLVLKAAFEAFKPHYCYNLHGQRTIFSAGRAEKSATVSFLSPAQDQECTITPNRKVAMEIISVMNEALQKEIPGQVGVYDDAFNLNCVGDTFQSKNVPTILFEAGHFHDDYGREKTRELIYISYITSFDYIAKNNVSGDNYEAYLEIPENEKLFLDVIIRNASIGDIGIMFQETLVDDEVVFIPKVDKIEDLKEFYAHKTIQANGLEVLNESGKPIKIGDENVFVIMNNEKISLISK; this comes from the coding sequence ATGCAATTAGAGACCATAAAATCACTTTACTTAAACAACAAAGAGTCGCGTTTAAGTCATCGATATATAACCAACAATCACATTAAACCTGTTCTAGATTCTTTAAACAACCAATTAAATATTGAGTGTATTGGGCAATCTGTTTTAAAAGACGATATATATGCATTTAAAATTGGTAAAGGTGATAAACGGATTCTTATGTGGTCGCAAATGCACGGTAACGAATCGACAACAACTAAGGCTATTTTTGATCTTACAAACACCTTATTAAGCAACGATGCTTCTGTAAAACACATTTTAGAAGCTTGTACTTTGTATGTTATTCCAATTTTAAATCCGGATGGCGCTAAGGCTTATACGCGAATAAATGCCAATGAAGTGGATTTAAACAGGGATGCTCAAAATTTAACTCAGCCTGAAAGTTTGGTTTTAAAAGCAGCTTTCGAAGCTTTTAAACCACATTATTGTTATAATCTACATGGTCAGCGTACTATTTTTAGTGCTGGAAGAGCCGAAAAATCGGCTACAGTATCATTCTTGTCACCAGCGCAGGACCAGGAATGTACTATTACGCCTAACAGAAAGGTGGCTATGGAAATTATAAGTGTAATGAATGAGGCTCTGCAAAAGGAGATACCAGGGCAGGTTGGGGTGTATGATGATGCCTTTAACTTAAATTGCGTAGGAGATACGTTTCAAAGTAAAAATGTGCCAACCATTTTATTTGAAGCAGGTCATTTTCATGATGATTACGGAAGGGAAAAGACACGAGAGCTTATTTATATATCTTACATCACTTCCTTTGATTATATCGCTAAAAACAACGTTTCAGGCGATAATTATGAAGCTTATTTAGAAATTCCTGAAAACGAAAAACTATTTTTAGATGTTATTATTAGAAATGCATCTATTGGTGATATTGGCATTATGTTTCAGGAGACATTGGTTGATGATGAAGTTGTTTTTATTCCTAAAGTTGATAAAATCGAGGATTTGAAAGAATTTTATGCACATAAAACGATTCAGGCCAATGGTTTAGAAGTGTTAAATGAATCAGGAAAACCTATTAAGATAGGTGACGAAAACGTTTTCGTGATTATGAATAATGAAAAAATCTCATTAATTTCAAAATAA
- a CDS encoding helix-turn-helix domain-containing protein → MINTEEFTTRLERVINFYGESASSFAEKIGVQRSSISHILSGRNKPSLEFVLKILSAYPEVELYWLLNGKGSFPAKKEITPSPPVEAPPKINQVVNTPPISRAPINLPEEKIFSENANGKTIERIVVFYSDGTFKNYHN, encoded by the coding sequence ATGATAAACACAGAAGAATTCACAACACGCCTGGAGAGAGTCATCAATTTTTACGGTGAATCTGCCTCTTCTTTTGCAGAAAAAATAGGTGTTCAACGCTCAAGCATATCGCACATTTTATCCGGACGAAATAAACCAAGTTTAGAGTTTGTTCTAAAAATTCTTTCAGCTTATCCGGAAGTAGAATTGTATTGGTTGTTAAACGGCAAAGGAAGTTTTCCTGCGAAAAAAGAAATTACACCTTCACCTCCGGTTGAAGCTCCTCCAAAAATTAATCAGGTTGTAAATACACCACCAATTTCCAGAGCGCCCATAAATCTTCCAGAAGAAAAAATATTTTCTGAAAATGCAAATGGCAAAACTATAGAGCGTATTGTTGTTTTTTATTCAGATGGTACTTTTAAGAACTATCACAATTAA
- a CDS encoding DNA topoisomerase IV, producing the protein MKFLYALIFLSLFSCYETIRNCSDYKTGDFYSEVTINGELFKSKFKRTENLQVETYNNKVDSSSLRWINDCEVIFKTINPKNMAERKDIHLKILTTTDSSYTYEYSYVGETKKQKGIAYRTK; encoded by the coding sequence ATGAAATTTTTATACGCTCTAATCTTTTTAAGCTTATTTAGCTGTTATGAAACGATACGTAATTGTAGTGATTACAAAACCGGAGATTTTTATAGCGAAGTAACTATTAACGGCGAATTATTTAAGTCAAAGTTTAAACGTACTGAAAATCTTCAGGTGGAAACCTATAACAATAAAGTAGATTCTTCTTCTTTACGATGGATTAATGATTGTGAAGTTATTTTTAAAACCATTAATCCGAAAAACATGGCTGAACGAAAAGATATTCATTTAAAAATCTTAACAACCACCGACAGCTCTTACACTTACGAATACTCGTATGTTGGCGAAACCAAAAAACAAAAGGGAATAGCTTATAGAACAAAATAA
- a CDS encoding hydrolase: MKQRIFMYLFVFAMLLVLFQFVNSKRVFEDMNKNIGDYKEQLQQYKDSLVTMQHEIADLLHFNLNRNEDAISYFENQGYNTSELIPIIKDELYKLNEVKGEHPIVPYAPSEGKRMMINTIKLLNHKWIIADFTDGKYWGEMFLTYYINQDQQIEFNIVESFLYPFD, encoded by the coding sequence ATGAAGCAAAGAATTTTTATGTATTTGTTTGTGTTTGCCATGTTATTGGTATTGTTTCAGTTTGTTAACTCGAAACGCGTTTTTGAAGACATGAACAAAAACATAGGTGACTATAAAGAACAATTACAGCAATACAAAGATTCACTGGTAACCATGCAACACGAAATTGCAGATTTATTACATTTCAATTTAAATAGAAATGAAGACGCGATTAGCTATTTTGAAAATCAAGGTTACAATACAAGTGAATTAATTCCTATTATAAAAGACGAGCTTTACAAGTTGAATGAAGTAAAAGGAGAACATCCTATTGTACCATATGCCCCAAGTGAAGGTAAGCGCATGATGATTAACACAATTAAATTGTTAAATCACAAATGGATTATTGCAGATTTCACGGATGGAAAATACTGGGGAGAAATGTTTTTAACCTATTACATTAACCAAGATCAACAAATTGAATTTAATATTGTTGAGTCGTTTTTGTATCCATTCGATTAA
- a CDS encoding MBL fold metallo-hydrolase produces MKITFLGTGTSQGVPIIGSDHPVCLSKDPKDKRLRVSVLVEWDDYTYVIDCGPDFRYQMLRSGCKRIDGIVFTHEHADHVAGLDDIRPFYFRQGDIPIYAHKRVLKSLVKKYDYIFATKNKYPGAPTVLTNRVKNKPFQLKNLEVIPVNGKHGDLQVFGYRFGDFAYLTDMKTLKEKEIEKIKNVKVLVVNALRYEPHYSHFNLDEALDFIKKVNPGKAYLTHISHLLGFHEEVEKTLPENVFLAHDELQIII; encoded by the coding sequence TTGAAAATAACATTTCTTGGTACAGGTACATCTCAAGGAGTTCCTATAATAGGGAGCGATCATCCAGTTTGTTTAAGTAAAGACCCTAAGGATAAGCGACTAAGAGTGTCCGTTTTAGTAGAATGGGATGATTACACTTATGTGATAGATTGTGGTCCTGATTTTAGATACCAAATGTTACGTTCAGGTTGTAAAAGAATAGATGGTATTGTGTTCACTCATGAACATGCCGACCATGTTGCTGGTTTAGATGATATTCGTCCGTTTTATTTCAGACAAGGCGACATTCCTATTTATGCACACAAGCGTGTTTTAAAATCTTTAGTAAAGAAGTACGATTATATATTTGCTACAAAAAACAAATATCCGGGAGCACCAACAGTCCTTACAAACCGTGTTAAAAATAAACCCTTTCAGTTAAAGAATTTAGAAGTTATTCCGGTAAACGGAAAGCATGGAGACTTACAGGTTTTTGGATATAGATTTGGAGATTTTGCATATCTCACCGATATGAAGACCTTAAAAGAAAAGGAGATTGAGAAAATAAAAAATGTAAAAGTATTAGTTGTTAATGCATTACGATACGAACCACATTATTCTCACTTTAATTTAGACGAGGCTTTAGACTTTATAAAAAAGGTAAATCCGGGAAAAGCATATTTAACGCATATTAGTCATTTGTTAGGTTTTCACGAAGAAGTAGAGAAAACTTTGCCAGAAAATGTATTTTTGGCCCACGATGAATTACAAATTATCATTTAA
- a CDS encoding TonB-dependent receptor — translation MEITIKGDREFDDIPSLKTKALRINLNENIYGTFAEIGAGQETCRHFFRAGGASGTIAKAMSAYDKDFSDAIYGAEDDGRYVTEARLRKMLTHEMNLMENRLTREKNPNKIFFTYANTVATIDFAKQFKGHGWVGIKYQVEAGGDYNEIILHLRFKETDARLQQETLGVLGTNLIYGAFYKYNEPKKLLRYLYDHLDKDRLEIDTINFSGPVFKNVDNRLMSLQLVKNGMTDAVMFGPDGTNVLPAKIFYKKNILALRGSFRPVTKVNMEMYEKSYEMFIKENKVDKEKTEVVFEITLSNLRAEGEIDEQDFIDRADLLCALGHSVMISNFQEYYKVVEYFSNYTKSRMGLAMGVSNLVDIFDEKYYRHLSGGILEAFGKLFFKDLKVYLYPMHDQETGELITSENLKVYPRMKELYKFFKYNGKVIDIEEYDPTIMNIFSREILNMIANGESGWEDMVPDGTAELIKDYRLFGYSRKPLTLIRKRK, via the coding sequence ATGGAAATAACCATTAAAGGTGATAGAGAATTTGATGATATTCCTTCGTTAAAAACTAAAGCCCTTCGAATTAACTTAAACGAAAATATTTACGGAACCTTCGCCGAAATTGGTGCCGGACAAGAAACCTGTAGACATTTTTTTAGAGCCGGGGGTGCTTCTGGAACCATTGCAAAGGCAATGTCTGCTTACGATAAAGATTTTAGTGATGCTATATATGGTGCCGAAGACGACGGTCGATATGTAACCGAAGCGCGTTTAAGAAAAATGTTAACCCATGAGATGAATCTTATGGAAAACCGCTTAACACGTGAAAAAAATCCGAATAAAATCTTCTTTACCTATGCCAATACTGTAGCGACTATAGATTTTGCTAAACAATTTAAAGGACACGGTTGGGTTGGTATTAAGTATCAGGTTGAAGCTGGTGGCGATTACAACGAAATTATTTTACACCTTCGTTTTAAAGAAACCGATGCCAGATTACAACAAGAAACCCTTGGTGTTTTAGGAACTAACTTAATTTATGGTGCCTTTTATAAATATAACGAACCTAAAAAATTACTTCGTTATTTATACGACCATTTAGATAAAGATCGATTAGAAATCGATACCATAAACTTCTCTGGTCCTGTCTTTAAAAATGTTGACAACCGTTTAATGAGTTTACAACTGGTTAAGAATGGTATGACCGATGCTGTAATGTTTGGGCCTGACGGAACAAATGTTTTGCCTGCTAAAATATTTTACAAAAAAAACATTTTAGCGCTTCGCGGAAGTTTTAGACCAGTAACCAAGGTAAACATGGAGATGTATGAGAAATCATACGAAATGTTTATCAAAGAAAATAAAGTTGATAAAGAAAAAACCGAAGTTGTTTTCGAGATTACCTTATCTAATTTAAGAGCTGAAGGTGAAATTGACGAGCAGGATTTCATTGATAGAGCCGATTTACTTTGTGCGCTTGGACATTCGGTAATGATTTCGAACTTCCAGGAATACTATAAAGTAGTTGAATACTTCTCTAACTATACAAAATCCAGAATGGGATTAGCCATGGGTGTTAGTAACCTGGTTGATATTTTCGACGAGAAATATTACAGACATTTAAGTGGAGGTATTTTAGAAGCATTTGGTAAGTTATTCTTTAAAGATTTAAAAGTTTACCTATACCCAATGCACGATCAGGAAACCGGTGAATTAATTACCAGTGAAAACCTAAAAGTGTATCCACGTATGAAAGAATTATATAAATTCTTTAAATACAATGGCAAAGTGATCGACATTGAAGAATACGATCCTACAATTATGAATATTTTCTCTCGCGAAATCTTAAATATGATTGCCAATGGGGAAAGCGGATGGGAAGATATGGTACCTGACGGAACAGCTGAATTAATTAAAGATTATAGATTATTCGGTTATTCAAGAAAACCATTAACTCTAATCAGGAAAAGAAAATAA
- the bcp gene encoding thioredoxin-dependent thiol peroxidase — protein MNTLKVGDTVPDFSSIDEQGNAVSLSDYKGKKLIVFFYPKASTPGCTAEACNLRDNFEVLKEKGFELLGVSADSAKRQSNFKDKYEFPFPLLADEDKTVINSFGVWGPKKFMGREFDGIHRMTFIIDENGVIERVIEKVKTKDHAAQILEA, from the coding sequence ATGAATACGTTAAAAGTAGGAGATACGGTTCCTGATTTTTCTTCAATAGACGAACAAGGTAATGCGGTATCGCTAAGCGATTATAAAGGTAAAAAGTTAATTGTATTTTTCTATCCTAAAGCGAGCACGCCTGGTTGTACTGCTGAAGCTTGTAATCTTAGAGATAATTTTGAGGTTTTAAAAGAAAAAGGATTTGAATTGTTAGGCGTGAGTGCCGATAGCGCAAAGCGTCAAAGCAATTTTAAAGATAAATATGAATTTCCTTTTCCTTTGTTAGCTGATGAAGATAAAACGGTGATTAATTCATTTGGTGTTTGGGGACCGAAGAAATTTATGGGACGCGAATTCGATGGAATTCACCGAATGACTTTTATTATTGATGAAAACGGGGTTATAGAGCGTGTTATTGAAAAAGTAAAAACTAAAGATCACGCAGCTCAAATTTTAGAAGCTTAA
- a CDS encoding endonuclease III domain-containing protein: MTKEQKIEFVIKTLKELYPTIPVPLDHKDPYTLLIAVLMSAQSTDVRVNQITPLLFEKADNPYDMVKLTVEEIREIIKPVGLSPMKSKGIHGLSKILIEKHNGEVPQNFEDLEELPAVGHKTAGVVLSQAFGIPAFPVDTHILRLMYRWNLSNGKSVAQTEKDAKRLFPMELWNDLHLQIIWYGREYSPARGWDLDKDIITKTIGRKSVIDDYYKTKKS, encoded by the coding sequence ATGACCAAGGAACAAAAAATTGAGTTCGTAATAAAAACACTTAAAGAGTTATATCCTACTATACCAGTACCATTAGATCATAAAGATCCGTATACCTTGTTAATTGCGGTATTAATGTCTGCACAAAGTACCGATGTTCGCGTTAATCAAATTACACCTTTGTTGTTTGAAAAAGCCGACAATCCGTATGATATGGTAAAACTAACGGTTGAAGAAATTAGAGAAATCATCAAACCTGTAGGTTTGTCACCTATGAAAAGTAAAGGCATTCATGGCTTATCGAAAATTCTTATTGAAAAACACAATGGCGAGGTACCTCAAAATTTTGAAGACTTAGAGGAATTACCTGCTGTTGGTCATAAAACTGCGGGAGTTGTTTTGTCTCAGGCTTTTGGTATTCCTGCTTTTCCGGTAGACACACATATTCTTCGTTTAATGTATCGCTGGAATTTAAGTAACGGAAAAAGTGTTGCTCAAACAGAAAAAGATGCTAAACGCCTATTCCCAATGGAATTATGGAATGATTTGCATCTTCAAATTATTTGGTATGGCCGCGAATATTCGCCTGCCCGAGGCTGGGATTTAGATAAAGATATCATTACTAAAACAATAGGAAGAAAATCAGTTATTGACGATTATTATAAAACAAAAAAGTCCTAA
- a CDS encoding RNA polymerase sigma factor → MQYDNVQDSILVSNYIKGDESALEILINRHKQKIYSFIFSKVYDRDVAEDIFQDTFIKVIRTLKRGAYNEEGKFLPWVMRISHNLVIDYFRKNNRMPKFDNTEEFNIFSVLSDNSLNAESSIIKYQVENDVRRLVEELPDDQKQVLLMRIYDDLSFKEISDKTGVSINTALGRMRYALINLRKIIDKHNIILTN, encoded by the coding sequence ATGCAATACGATAACGTACAAGATTCTATCTTAGTTAGCAACTACATTAAAGGAGATGAAAGTGCTCTGGAAATACTAATAAACAGGCACAAACAAAAAATTTACAGTTTTATATTCTCGAAGGTTTACGACAGAGATGTTGCTGAAGATATTTTTCAGGATACCTTCATTAAAGTGATTCGCACTTTAAAACGAGGAGCGTATAACGAAGAAGGTAAATTTTTACCTTGGGTGATGCGCATATCTCATAACCTTGTGATTGATTATTTCAGAAAAAACAATCGCATGCCTAAATTCGATAATACTGAGGAATTCAATATTTTTTCGGTTTTGAGTGATAATAGCTTAAATGCAGAAAGTAGTATTATTAAATATCAGGTAGAAAATGATGTAAGACGTTTGGTTGAAGAACTTCCTGACGATCAAAAACAGGTGTTGCTAATGCGTATTTATGATGATTTAAGTTTTAAAGAAATATCAGACAAAACAGGAGTGAGTATTAATACGGCTTTAGGGCGCATGCGTTATGCTTTAATTAACCTTAGAAAAATAATTGATAAGCATAATATTATTTTAACGAATTAA